The genomic DNA ATCATCGATGAGCAAGGTTTCGTTGGCTGGATCAAGGGCATCCGCGACGATGAACTGCTGCTGCTCGACCTGCACCAGGAGCCACTGCTGCACCAGGAGGCCTGGGGCCTCAAACCGCGGGATATCCATCAAAGCCTGGCGCTGTTCGCGTTGCTCGACCCGGATATCCACCTGGTCAACCTGACCGGCGCCGCCGGCTCTGGCAAAACCATCCTGGCGTTGGCGGCGGCCATCGAGCAGACCATGGTCAGCAAGCGTTACCGCCGTATCATCGCCACTCGCAGCGTGCAGGGGCTGGACCAGGAAATCGGTTTCCTGCCGGGGACTGAAGCCGAGAAAATGGAGCCTTGGCTGGGTGCGATCACCGATAACCTCGAAGCGTTGCACATGGATGACGAGAGCACCCACGGCAGTGTCGAGTACATCCTCGAGCGGGTCCCGCTACAGTTCAAATCGCTGAACTACATCCGGGGCCGCAGCTTCCAGCAGAGCCTGATCCTGATCGACGAGTGCCAGAACCTGACGCCGCACCAGATGAAAACCATCATCACCCGTGCCGGCTCCGGTTCCAAGGTGGTCTGCCTGGGCAACCTGGCGCAGATCGACACCCCCTACCTGTCCGCGACCAGTTCGGGCCTGACCTACCTGACCGAACGCTTCAAGGACTTCCCCCATGGCGTGCACATCACCCTGCAAGGTGTGCCGCGCTCGGTGCTGGCCGAGTACGCCGAGTCGCATCTGTAACCTCTCGAACCGGGCGGTGCGCCGCCCGTTTTTTTCCACTGCTCAAACCTGACCCACAGGTTTACACTCTGTGTTCCCTTCACAGGAGCAGAGCAGTGCTGACACATCTTGATTCCCAGGGGCGGGCCAACATGGTCGACGTCACTGAAAAGGCCGTGACCGAGCGCGAAGCCACCGCTGAGGCGCGCGTGCGGATGTTGCCGCAGACCTTGCAGATGATCGTCGAGGGTGAGCACCCCAAGGGCGATGTGTTCGCCGTGGCGCGTATCGCCGGCATTCAGGCGGCGAAGAAGACCAGCGACCTGATCCCGCTGTGCCATCCGCTGATGCTCACCAGCGTCAAGGTCGAACTCAGCGCAGAAGGCACGGATGCGGTGCGCATCGTCGCGCGCTGCAAGCTGGCCGGACAGACCGGTGTGGAGATGGAAGCATTGACCGCTGCCAGCGTCGCGGCGCTGACGATCTATGACATGTGCAAGGCCGTGGACAAGGGTATGGTCATCGAGCAGGTGCGCCTGCTGGAAAAGCTCGGTGGCAAGAGTGGCCACTACAAGGT from Pseudomonas putida includes the following:
- a CDS encoding PhoH family protein, translating into MDDQGRNPSSSKPILYVLDTNVLIHDPNALLNFEEHHVALPMTVLEELDKLKTGKQTIAAECRQAIRLIDQTLGDASPSDVEQGVPIQRGKSGPKGFLSILMSPRNEPNRLLPENLNDNIIINQLLELRAKRADLDVVLVTKDINMRLKARACGIAAEDYSTDQLVDDVSLLSKGYHSVTGSFWDRVSKVDTRQERGRTWHRVQLIDNLPAVHVNEFIIDEQGFVGWIKGIRDDELLLLDLHQEPLLHQEAWGLKPRDIHQSLALFALLDPDIHLVNLTGAAGSGKTILALAAAIEQTMVSKRYRRIIATRSVQGLDQEIGFLPGTEAEKMEPWLGAITDNLEALHMDDESTHGSVEYILERVPLQFKSLNYIRGRSFQQSLILIDECQNLTPHQMKTIITRAGSGSKVVCLGNLAQIDTPYLSATSSGLTYLTERFKDFPHGVHITLQGVPRSVLAEYAESHL
- the moaC gene encoding cyclic pyranopterin monophosphate synthase MoaC yields the protein MLTHLDSQGRANMVDVTEKAVTEREATAEARVRMLPQTLQMIVEGEHPKGDVFAVARIAGIQAAKKTSDLIPLCHPLMLTSVKVELSAEGTDAVRIVARCKLAGQTGVEMEALTAASVAALTIYDMCKAVDKGMVIEQVRLLEKLGGKSGHYKVDA